The Glycine max cultivar Williams 82 chromosome 3, Glycine_max_v4.0, whole genome shotgun sequence sequence AAGGAAATAGAATTGTAATTgttaaaatcatataattttaatatattatacatacggtgaaaatacaaaatttaactttcaaatcaaaatacttgaataaaaaataacaataaaatacaaagaagaaagaaaacttgGGTCAATGGGTTCAAATATATAGAAATACAGGAATAAAATACAAAACtcaaaaatatttacttaaaattttattcaagtAGGGAATATATTTGCACAccctaatttataattttatatgtagTTCTGCCACTGACCATGGGGATCACCTGTCAGCATTAGTCAAGACTTGTTGTGAAAGTAGCTTACTCCTCAAGTTTATAACCAGCCACTAAGTCACTAACACAAATATACTAGCCCACTAGCATAACTCACAAACTGAGCCTATAAAAAGCTAAAGACCCAAACATAAAACTACTAAAATGACactataaaaatagaaaattcttCAGTTTAGGCGAGTTCTACTGTAGTCAGTACCATGTGAAACTATGATAATTATAGTTTGGTTCCCTCCTCTCTAATTTCCTGGGCATCATTTTTGCATCAGTTAGAAGGAATTGTCAATCATTATCTTTATCTATTTATTGCAttggtaaaaaaattcaatgttgACAGGCTGGCAGGTGCAGTGCTCATAGCCCCAGTTCTCAATTACTGGTGGGCTGGTCTTCCTGCAAACTTAACTAATGAAGTTTTCTACCAACAAAAACTACAAGACCAGTGGACAGTTCGTGTGGCTCACTACATACCATGGCTAACTTACTGGTGGAACACTCAAAAATGGTTCCCATCTTCTAGTTTAATTGCTGACAGTATAGATCTTCTTTCCCTTCAAGACAGAGAACTTTTGCCTAAGAGGTCTGATCGAAAGAATCATGTGGTATGTATCTGGATTATAGAGTGAAAGTCATGTAActtcataatttatatttgttgttgGCTAGATTCATAccaattgattttgatatttgttgGTGACTGTTGTGCCTAAAGTCAGAACTGTTTAATACTGTAGTAAATGTGTCTAACTAACTGTTTAATACTGCATGTGAAGGACTGCATCTGTTGAAGTCAGTTGTGAACAATTATATCTACTTGTCACGTTTGAGTTTATAGTTCTTTGTAATCTTTTTCTCTATAGAACTGCTCAAACCAATACCAGTCATAAATTTGGAATTGATAACTATTACAGTTTGTATGTACTCTCTAGTTACCATTGGCTattaataaaagttttaaaagacATCTTGTACACAAAATATATTGATTACATCCAAACCTTATTCTACTTGGTGGGATCAGCTACATGGATTAATGCTTACCATTGGGTTCAACAAAAGCAAAAATTTCACTCTAACCATGATTATCATTTAGAGCAACTGAGCAGGGTCTTAGAGTCTTGTATCATACACACTACTCAAATTTAGTATTTACTCATTTTGTACCATCAACTAAGACTATATCATTTGCAATACTAGACTCGAGTATTTAAATTATGAacattcatgcattttattagtATCAATTTAGGAGTAGATGCAAGTATGCAAAACTTGTAGGAAGTAGGAACATATTAGACTTATTGACAAAACTATGGTTTTTGATGATTTACTCTTGTATGATAATTGCCAATAGTTTAATGCATTTTGTAATCACTAAAATGTGATGTGATAGATACCATACCAGAAACACATAGCATCAGTCCAGTAGGATCATGGAATATGTATGGAGTGTCACTTTGTGTATGAAATCTGTTTACAAGATTTGTCATTTAGAAGCAGAAATCGATTGCAAAGCAAACAAATTTTGTAGTAAATGTTTGTTTTATCAGAGATGCAAAACATTTGTTTAGGCTATAGGCCTTTGGTGCATTAGTGCATTACTCTTTTTAGAGAACTGCTACTACGACTTGTGTGCTACGCATAGGTGTTAAAACTATCTTCACTGTTGTCTTGTATGTTAGTTATCAACcttattttttcttcccttGGATAGACTGCTGCTTGATGTCATGATTTTATGAATTCTTTATATGAAGAGTTGTTTCCCAACTTATGATGGATCACTAAGtaataaattgataattctttttttggtacataGTAATAAATTGATATATAGAACTTCTTTTAACATTAGGGgcgtaaaataattttttataaacactAATGATAATTATTGTTGATACCATGCACATTGTTTTTTACTGGATCATGTTTAATTTGGTTGGTTTCTCCTATTGGTTATTGAAATGTGGCTGATATATTGTCTTATTGTTCCACAGGCTCAGGTAAGACAGCAAGGTGAACATGAAACTGTTCACCGAGACTTAATTCTCGCATTTGGTAGCTGGGAATTTAGTCCATTGGATCTGGAAAATCCATTTCCAAATAATGAAGGTTCGGTCCATATTTGGCAAGGAGATGAAGATTTGATAGTGCCTGTTAAAGTGCAACGATACATTGCACAAAAGCTTCCGTGGATTCAGTATCATGAGCTTCAAGGTGCAGGCCATTTGTTCCCTCATGTTGATGGTATGAGTGATACTATCATTAAGTCACTTTTAAGTGGGAAataattaactttcaatctaGGACATTGATTGTTATTGTTAGTCCATGCAGATTGAATTAAAATCTTGATTTGCGGGAAGAAGAATCACGTTGCGCAGTAGTGCTCTTTGTTtggatataaatttataaatatttcaattctAAGTGAATAAAATTCTTCTTAAGAAAAGTGAACTTTATCAAAAGAATTGATTGTGGGAATGAAACCTGTATCAAATATCCATATACCTAtcgtatatttttataatatcgtatctgtattatttttaatattaaaatgaaaaaaaaaaacgttttaacattaaaataaaacgaAAACATAGTGAGTCtagcataaaatataaaacataattatgtGTAAGAATCATCTCTTACGTGAAAATAATGTAATGAATGGTGcgtaaataatattgttaagATTTAAAAACAGAAGAATGAATACGTGTGAGCTCAAGAGATATGCTGCACTAAAACAAGGCTACACATGAGACACCTGTCCTATACGTGGCGAGATTTGTGACCAAATCGGGAAAATTTTCTGTCTATTGCGGCATTTGACAATTTTACTTTAGTTAATCCCTTGATTTGTGGGGTAACCTTAGCCGGCATGAATCATATAGACGAAGATGGTCCTTAGTTGCAGGGCAGTGTGCCTTATATTTACCTCTTTATTAGATTGGGTTTGTTCTAAACAAATTTGAACTCACTCAAATTCAACGGGAACATCGATCTCATCTTCAACTCAGTGTCATACAAGAATAATAAGCTCTAAAACTTTTGTCACTGCTACAAAAGGAACTTGATTTACCAGCTCGCATTCGAATTTCAATTtccaggaagaagaagatggtgATTGAGGAGGGTGACATGAAGTCGCAAGGCGAGGTGGAATCACGGGTCCAACAAGAAGCGAATTACAAGAACCACAACTACCATTCTCCATTATTCTCATCACATGAAGTTGTTGGGGAGGCTTCTGGTGGCTATGTTGGAAATGGGAAGAGGGATCATAATGGTGGTGGGTATCATTGTTTTGGAGGAGGTGGTGGGTAAGGGTGGGGCCCACAATGGAGATGGGTGGGCCTGAGTCCGACCAATTCGTCTGATGGGATAGGGAATAATGGAAGGCAGTTTGGGCTTGAGAGGGAGAAAGAGGGTGGTGGATTGTCATGTGGAAAAGGTGGTGGAGAGAAGGCAGAGGAGGTTGATCAAGAATAGAGTCAGCTGCCAGATCTAGAGCCAGAAAACAGGTGCATTTGCATGCATGCCTCATTTTTATCATCAATCCATGCAATGGCTATACATATCCTGttgatatatattatgaaatatTAATGCTGGCTTCTTGACTAGAAATGTTGTATAAAGCCACTGAACTCAATCTCAGTGAACTAAggataattgatatatatagtATGTGtgtaaaaatcaatatttgTCAACACTGTGGATATCATTTGAAAATGGGCAATTCAAATAGAATCGAACTTTGGATGAATCTGGATCCCattaaatttcatttccaaGAGGAACCTCAACATTACTTTATGAAGAATTAATAAATGTATCAATTTATTAACTTATTGCACCCAAATTTGGATACTGTAAGTTTATATAAGAATCTGTCCTTGGACCTTTCCGCTTTGGAGTGTACATATTTGCTATTGATGCATTAGGATCgataattttcattaatatagtattttttttccccttGAAATTATGTAACTAGGATTGGCTTTTCCAGAAATTATAAGGGGTTGACAGGTTTCAGAGCACCAGGCTATCAGCTACTAATATAATGCCAATTAATGAACTTTTTAATTAGCTTAGATTTAAAGATGTGAATAAAATATACATCAAAATGGACCGCGTAGCTGCTATAGCTTATGAGGCTCATTGTGCtttgcacttcttgcattgcaTAGGCTTGGTGTGGTATTGTATACTGTAtggatatataatattttggtaGATATTTGAGGAAGGATTGTTATTTAGCTTTCTTTGCGGAACCTTATtcgttccttttttttttattttggcctTGGCAGGCATACACAGTGGAATTACAAGCAGAACTGAACCAATTGAGAGAAGAGAACGCCCAACTGAAACAGGGCTGGTACTGCCAAATAACATGAACTTCTGCAGAGTGATGAAAGTTTTCCTCTGTTGTTGTTATGTATTGAAGTATTAGTAATTCAATTATACTGACAAGGATCTTGCTTTTATTCTTCATGCCGAGCCCGAGAGGAAAAGAAAGCAACAGGTAACCACACTAACCAATAATGATCCAATTAAATTCTTGTTTGAAGTTCATATCAAGGGTACACAAGATATTGGTGTAACATTGTCCTTTCACGTTGGTGGGCACTATTGCCAGATATTCAGCATAGAAGCAATTAATTACCAGAATCAATCTAATTATTATGAAGCAAtccgtgattttttttatcgccGGCCTTTTGTCCTTTCATCCATTGTAAAGGTTGAAAACCTGAAACTGGAAACAATGTACCCACATAAAAGTAACCACATCTTAGGTTCTCcttccacaaaaaagaaaaaagcaacaAATAATAGAAAGAAAGGGGTTGTGATGGAAACTGAAATTCACTCTTATACCCAAAGAATCTATAACTTTACATTTGAAGAATTCTTGTGATTCACGGCAGAAGAAATGGACAAAAGAAACTCATGGGGCATGCAAGTATCTTCTTTCACTTTGACAGAGATTAGATGAGTACGACAGAACCCACTACTCATATTCAAACTCAAACTTTACATGCCCATATTTTCTTCCAAGTTGAAGAATGAATTCAGAGAATCTGGCAAGAATTTGGCACTCTTCGTGTGTTTTGACCTCTGAAACAAAACCATAAATgatcaattttttcaaattggGACAACCTTCCAGAAGTGCAGCTACCCATACTGAGAAAAGATCACTAATTACAGTCCATCCAAGTTCTAACACCACCACATTCATCAAACAAGACAAACCCTGCAAGCCATAATGAAGAACTCCATCTCTTAAATCATAGCTTAAGGACAAATGTGTCAACTGAGGAAAGCAAACAGAAATTGTCTCTATATCAACAACCTCATCCTCATCATCAAAAACGACACCCCACATCCAAAGCTTATATAACTTTGATGCTTTTGAGATCATATGAGAAAATTTTGGCCACATGATTGTGAAGTTACTGACATCTATGATCTCAAGGTTCTCTGTACTATCCCCAATATCAAGATGGATAACACTCACATCATCAATTTTCAACACCTTCAATGTCCCCTTTTCAATCAGCTCAAAAACCTCAAAGCTACAATATTTCAaatgaagcttctcaagcaaatCCGCCTCCAATATAAACTTATCCGAACTAAACAATTCAAGGTCCAAAACCTTCAAAGAAACGTTGCTGAGCTCTTATATAAGCACGTTAAAGAtaaaacacaaaacaaatatattttacataattaaaacgaaaaaagatatttacagtaataaaaataaataataaatgctaaattacaattatcaaaattatatttaagtcatttaaaattaattatgaacatcGTGCatgtacttatcttgattgaaattaattatcaatgcaTAGTTGTTTTACAAGCTCTTCCactttagaaaaatcaaatgattAAGAATctatatcttatcttattttcaaatattaactAGTGCCCTTAACTAATTTCTTTACGCACTAGTAAAAGaattaaagtataaatatttttattagtaggTAAAAAATTACGTTGTTCATGACCGTTTTTGTGTTCCCTTATAATTTTCATACTAAAAGAACATTtggtagataatttttttttcagaaattatAGATGGAAAACTTAGTTTTCCAATGTTTGGTATGaggttttaaaaataacattccgaaaaaagaaagttttttgggaatattttttaatcaagaaaACTTTTATATGAGGAgaaataagaattttattttccaagtaattttatttttattacagtAAAAATATCgtattactttttattaaatcatttaatatgataaaaatattacataactCTTATTTTTAGAAAACTTAAGATTTTAATGGCcaaccaaataaattttattcaaaattcttccacataatttttttttcctatccaACATctcctaaatattttttttcttttaatttgttaatcaaGAAACCTATCAATTAGTGAGTAGGCATGGCAACGGGCGGGTCGGGGTCGGGTTTTGTTTACCCCACCCCCGCCCCCGACTCTCCATTTCCCTCCCCACCCCCACCCCCGAAACCGACGGGGGTGTATATTTACACCCCATCCTCGTCCCCGATCGGGGTCGGGTTTTTCCCGCCCTGCCCccgacatttttataaaattttattaaaaaatataattttttataaaataacaaatataattttaaataaaatataaaattcaattcaacactaacataaaatttaatctaataatttcatatttcaatgtgttatatatattaataattaacggGGCGGGTTCGGGTACGGGTTCGAGACGGATATTGAGAATCTCATTCCTGATCCCGAACCCGAATTTGGTTATCGGGGAAAATTCGACCCTGACCCCGACCCTGGTCAACTCGAATTTTTCCCATCAAAATCGGGACGGGTCCAGGACAGGCCCCACGGGTTCGGACCCGTTGCCATGCCTATTAGTGAGAccctattttctttcttttattttcatgacgACACCTACAGATCACATGGACGACTTACCAAGATTACCAAACTCTTGTCTTAGTGAAAAATCACTGTTAAtttaatttgcaaaataatgaTGAATTTGTATCcgaaaattttcttttcctataaattcattgttatattataaaatgattaaatctgcgattttgaataagaaaatttaaagagCTGTATATGACTTTCTTATTTTAAgtatttcattttagttttcgtttttatatatgtattttaaaatattaataactaaagttaattaatctcaatttaaatttcaaatgaattttaaaatcttaatatcCACATTATATTATAGCAAAtagaaaattacaatttattttcataaatcatattaaattaataaatatagaaaTGCAGGACATATTTAGCCATTAGTATTTTTCATTACATAAAGCATCTTGTGCCATTATTGACAGGTCATGATTCCTTTAAATGCGAAACACAAGAACTTCATGAAGCTGTTCTGGCTACCGTCCTTCTAGCGTTAGACGTGCGCACATATTTCCTCCGAGCAATGCTAAgactaaattttctttaaaaaaaaaaaaaaaacaacaatgcTAGAGACTATGTCACTCAACCAGAAATGATCATTGGTAATAATTTAGTGAAAGCGTAATCTTCAAAttgaccaaagaattttaaGAGAAGTTTCTTTAGCTCTGAATGATATGTTAAACTTAACGAAAATTATTTCAATGATATTGTTAACCTACAAACTACAATTCTCAtgatacaaataattttatattagaaataaGAATCAtcaaaacaaatgataataCAAATTGTTGAAATAAGCCTTATTACCATCAGCTTCAGAGAACTCTGTATATTGAGACCATGTCAGTCCTCAGTATCCTTTTGTTCTGAGCACCAAAGCTCTCATTTCCCTTGTTCTCGCAGGCAGAATAATAGAAATCCATTAGTTGTACTTGTATGTCTATCTATCAATTAAATCGTGAAAGGACGACTTCATTACGTGAGGATCCACAGCAAGTTGAATAGCAATTTTAACTATTTCATGGCTTAGAAGATCCACTACTGCCTGTTGTCATGAAAGATTCACCACAACCACACTGACCTTTAGAATTTGGATTGACGAAAATAAATTCCGATCTGACAGGAGAAGCAAAAAGAGTAGAAGTTAAAATAAGAGCACTGAAAACAAAGAAGTAGTTCACATTAGGAAAAGAACGAAAGTAAACGGTTGAACCAACTAACCAACAGAAACCAGCACAACAAATAACTGTAAAGTAATTTTCATGCCATTTCATCAATATCTCCTTTAAGTGATGCAGACATTTTGTCTACATACATTTGAGAAAGGAAAATCACTAATCATCCCCGGAGCTAGGCATAACATGTAACACAAATTCACTTCACATTCCATCGAAAGCTTCCTTTAATAATGCATATACTCATACTGGAAAGATATTCGGGatttggaaaagaaaataatcgaGTACTCCAAAAGCACAAATTAATGCAGAGTCAGGGCAAAGGAGGGAGTAAAATAGTTTTTGTCACAAGTAGATCAATGCCCAAATATACAGTTCCTAAATTGAAGCTAAAAAGATGGTAACATTCTGATGAAGAGAATTTTATCAAAGTAATATGTTCTAAAGCTTCATATATTTATAGGCATTTGTGTTTCAATTCTATGTATATTcagtatttataaattataatgtctAGATTCAATTCTTTACCAAAAAAAGTTCATAGAAAGGATTACAAGCA is a genomic window containing:
- the LOC100776687 gene encoding uncharacterized protein isoform X2, giving the protein MGVVNRRNSAAHTSNQNKTTSIQLPLGIFGTVLAVLFIGFVAWSYQTIQPPPPKICGSLNGPTITAPRIKLRDGRNLAYKEHGVPKDVAKHKIIFVHGFDACRHDAYVAKTLSPDVAEVLGVYIVSFDRPGYGESDPHPNQTVKSLALDIEELTDKLGLGSKFYIIGFSLGGQVVWRCLKYIPHRLAGAVLIAPVLNYWWAGLPANLTNEVFYQQKLQDQWTVRVAHYIPWLTYWWNTQKWFPSSSLIADSIDLLSLQDRELLPKRSDRKNHVAQVRQQGEHETVHRDLILAFGSWEFSPLDLENPFPNNEGSVHIWQGDEDLIVPVKVQRYIAQKLPWIQYHELQGAGHLFPHVDGMSDTIIKSLLSGK
- the LOC100795296 gene encoding F-box/LRR-repeat protein At1g67190-like, which gives rise to MSGAGREKPDPDRGRGWGVNIHPRRFRGWGWGGKWRVGGGGGVNKTRPRPARCHAYSLIDSNVSLKVLDLELFSSDKFILEADLLEKLHLKYCSFEVFELIEKGTLKVLKIDDVSVIHLDIGDSTENLEIIDVSNFTIMWPKFSHMISKASKLYKLWMWGVVFDDEDEVVDIETISVCFPQLTHLSLSYDLRDGVLHYGLQGLSCLMNVVVLELGWTVISDLFSVWVAALLEGCPNLKKLIIYGFVSEVKTHEECQILARFSEFILQLGRKYGHVKFEFEYE